The proteins below come from a single Eucalyptus grandis isolate ANBG69807.140 chromosome 3, ASM1654582v1, whole genome shotgun sequence genomic window:
- the LOC120292138 gene encoding transcription initiation factor TFIID subunit 4b-like, with product MDLSIMKLLEEDEDETMHSGADVEAFQAALNRDIGGDASTSRPSSSHKGVSQGDNHMPSQSYPGWQPTSQAEIANSQIQQEQKNAEHQEQMLAQMQRQQGDSLADPQQNKTLEEVNHQHLKQKQVQDGHQLEQGEQNSLQIKQSPGMPVSENNSLPVSEPGRVQTLDSESQYLKLQQMSNQQATIPGQAPNKANCIKQVPFALLLPVILPQLDKDRAMQLQTLFFFLVTQGTPVRCFAAG from the exons ATGGATCTTTCCATAATGAAGCTTCTGGAAGAAGATGAG GATGAAACCATGCACTCAGGGGCTGACGTGGAGGCTTTCCAGGCTGCCCTTAATCGCGATATTGGGGGTGATGCATCAACTTCTCGACCATCATCATCTCATAAAG GTGTCTCTCAAGGAGACAACCATATGCCCAGCCAATCATATCCTGGATGGCAACCTACTAGCCAGGCTGAAATTGCAAATTCTCAGAttcaacaagaacaaaaaaatgcagAACATCAGGAACAGATGTTGGCACAGATGCAACGGCAACAAGGTGACTCTCTTGCTGATCCCCAACAAAATAAAACTTTGGAGGAAGTCAATCACCAGCATTTGAAGCAGAAACAAGTGCAAGATGGTCATCAACTAGAGCAGGGAGAACAAAATTCTCTTCAGATTAAACAATCTCCTGGCATGCCAGTGTCAGAAAACAATTCCCTTCCCGTGAGTGAGCCAGGTAGAGTGCAGACACTAGACAGTGAATCTCAGTACTTGAAGTTACAGCAAATGAGCAATCAACAGGCAACGATCCCTGGGCAAGCACCAAATAAAGCAAATTGCATTAAACAAGTTCCATTTGCATTATTGCTCCCTGTGATTCTTCCCCAGCTTGATAAAGATAGAGCCATGCAACtgcaaactctttttttttttttggtgacccagggaacccctgTGCGCTGCTTCGCGGCGGGGTAA